From the Primulina tabacum isolate GXHZ01 chromosome 3, ASM2559414v2, whole genome shotgun sequence genome, one window contains:
- the LOC142540115 gene encoding uncharacterized protein LOC142540115 — protein MCGEYNIKGCGKAFHVGRKIYDCSCSLNCVGNCFQQSTYSPMSQKFEPYFVYHRRKQNKSSSCIIQPTSGAKCSDGCRSSISSDAAPAGLPQEKISELRIESARPPVVCAVECNQDNVIDFNECPTGERASSEEALISDVDIALNVVCGNNCSSSKSNLEVGSAYLKIDVEDAGECSSSGALVTEKVPDISERDICISILRSLGLLEKVWTRHNKADAENTGISGSRCCSKTCKVCGHLETSKNLLICDNCEDAFHITCCEPRAARIPAGEWLCNSCLKKKHKILKEKSSGNLNTSTEIGKNGISASVGELGSLEFMFRDTEPHMSSVRIGDEFQASVPDWSGPIDCKCDLNGVPIEIDPLGDDCSWEWKTQPLKLSSIGNWLQCREMIEGIGQGVDGTMCGKWRRAPLFEVQTDNWECFCSIHWDPAHADCAVPQELDTEEVMKQLKYIELLRPRLAAKRRKLNCSKSKGSLDLS, from the exons ATGTGTGGAGAGTATAATATAAAAGGCTGTGGAAAAGCTTTTCACGTGGGGAGAAAAATCTACGACTGTTCATGTTCCTTAAACTGTGTAGGAAATTGTTTCCAGCAATCCACCTACAGTCCAATGTCCCAAAAATTTGAGCCGTATTTTGTATATCATCGTAGGAAGCAGAATAAGAGCTCTAGTTGCATAATCCAACCAACTTCTGGTGCTAAGTGTAGTGATGGTTGCCGCTCTTCCATCAGTTCTGATGCTGCTCCTGCTGGGCTTCCCCAAGAGAAAATTTCTGAACTAAGGATAGAATCCGCACGGCCTCCTGTTGTGTGTGCAGTAGAATGTAATCAAGATAACGTAATAGACTTTAATGAGTGTCCAACTGGGGAACGGGCAAGTTCTGAAGAGGCCTTGATAAGTGATGTGGACATAGCTTTGAATGTCGTTTGTGGCAATAATTGTTCATCTTCAAAGTCAAATCTGGAAGTTGGATCGGCTTACTTGAAAATTGATGTGGAGGATGCAGGCGAGTGCTCTTCTTCTGGTGCTTTGGTAACTGAGAAGGTGCCAGATATTTCAGAAAGAGATATATGCATTTCAATTCTAAGAAGTCTGGGACTGCTTGAGAAAGTTTGGACAAGACATAATAAAGCAGATGCTGAAAATACTGGTATCTCTGGCAGCAGATGCTGTTCAAAGACATGCAAAGTCTGTGGGCATTTGGAAACTTCGAAGAACTTGTTAATTTGTGATAATTGTGAAGATGCCTTTCATATTACTTGCTGCGAACCTCGTGCTGCAAGAATACCTGCTGGTGAATGGCTTTGCAACTCTTGCTTGAAAAAGAAGCACAAAATACTGAAGGAGAAATCTTCTGGTAATTTGAATACCAGCACGGAGATTGGAAAAAATGGCATTTCAGCATCAGTAGGTGAACTAGGATCCCTGGAGTTCATGTTCAGAGATACTGAGCCACATATGTCGAGTGTGCGAATTGGTGATGAATTTCAAGCAAGTGTTCCTGATTGGTCTGGTCCCATTGATTG TAAATGTGATCTTAATGGTGTCCCGATAGAAATTGATCCTCTTGGAGATGATTGCTCATGG GAATGGAAGACCCAACCTTTGAAGCTCAGTTCTATTGGCAATTGGCTTCAGTGTCGGGAGATGATTGAAGGCATTGGACAAGGTGTTGATGGAACCATGTGTGGAAAATGGCGCAG GGCCCCtctttttgaagttcaaacTGATAATTGGGAATGCTTTTGTAGTATTCATTGGGATCCAGCTCATGCAGATTGTGCTGTACCCCAG GAGCTTGACACAGAAGAAGTCATGAAACAGTTGAAGTACATAGAACTG TTGAGACCTCGACTAGCTGCAAAAAGGCGCAAGTTGAATTGTTCAAAGAGTAAGGGTTCTCTGGACCTTTCATGA
- the LOC142540116 gene encoding protein CHLOROPLAST IMPORT APPARATUS 2-like: protein MSSCISGGGRAYRLNIEIIKSPSTSWASHSPSPSSTLSESSNSPCAISTRKPRTPRKRPNQKYDEAAAILSTAYPKIFSTKHLTKLCKFTDPHDKKSKNSMLLEPSDLLTPLRIVDSSCFLLHPPIQERPRSPIELKCVSLFEKPCQSPGEINSQPSPFEDSLEDFDAESILDEETGEGIDSIMGNLSMSNELIDESNTLNATQMNTFCYGYPVGLGFGFGFGMRRELKAMKNVDEGGDWWRFPAVNMLDLTPKVVKSPVEKKKRKVKKMLSIKNLESGKNNSISAADISSDGGAEEGPIPRSNGGLLLKLNYDDVLSEWSDKGSPFSGDTPTTESERSDVQARLAQIDLFGGERDAIVLRYKEKRRTRLFSKKIRYQVRKVNADRRPRMKGRFVRGVDS, encoded by the exons ATGTCTTCTTGTATAAGTGGAGGTGGGAGAGCATATAGATTGAACATCGAAATCATCAAATCCCCATCGACTTCTTGGGCTTCACATTCACCCTCTCCATCCTCCACCCTCTCCGAGTCCAGCAATTCCCCGTGCGCAATCTCCACACGGAAACCTCGTACTCCTCGAAAAAGGCCCAACCAGAAGTACGATGAAGCGGCAGCAATCCTCTCCACTGCCTATCCCAAGATATTTTCCACCAAACACCTCACGAAACTTTGCAAATTCACAGACCCGCACGATAAAAAAAGCAAGAACTCCATGTTGTTAGAGCCCTCGGATTTGCTCACGCCTTTGAGGATAGTCGACAGCTCGTGTTTTTTGCTGCATCCTCCAATACAAGAAAGACCCCGTTCTCCTATCGAGCTGAAATGTGTGAGTTTATTTGAAAAGCCTTGTCAAAGTCCGGGGGAGATCAATTCCCAGCCGAGTCCATTCGAGGATAGTCTAGAAGACTTCGACGCAGAATCTATACTAGATGAGGAAACCGGGGAGGGTATTGATAGTATCATGGGGAATTTGAGCATGAGCAATGAATTGATTGATGAATCCAATACTTTGAATGCTACGCAAATGAACACTTTTTGTTATGGCTATCCGGTAGGATTAGGATTCGGTTTCGGTTTTGGAATGAGAAGGGAGTTGAAGGCAATGAAAAATGTGGATGAGGGGGGAGATTGGTGGAGATTTCCTGCTGTAAACATGCTTGATTTAACTCCAAAGGTTGTGAAATCTCCAGTGGAGAAGAAGAAAAGGAAGGTGAAGAAAATGTTGTCAATCAAGAATTTAGAATCAGGGAAGAATAATTCAATTTCAGCGGCTGATATATCTAGTGATGGTGGTGCTGAGGAGGGGCCAATTCCTCGGTCAAATGGAGGGCTGCTCCTAAAATTGAACTATGACGATGTTTTGAGCGAGTGGTCTGATAAAGGCTCGCCCTTTTCCGGCGACACTCCGACGACAGAATCAGAAAGAAGTGATGTTCAG GCGAGGCTGGCGCAGATAGATTTGTTCGGAGGTGAAAGGGATGCCATCGTGCTGCGTTACAAAGAAAAACGGCGGACGCGTCTCTTTTCTAAGAAAATCAGGTATCAGGTCAGAAAAGTCAACGCTGATCGACGGCCCAGGATGAAG GGACGATTCGTGAGAGGAGTGGATTCTTGA